In a genomic window of Sphingomonas lutea:
- a CDS encoding tetratricopeptide repeat protein, whose translation MQADLRRHIGQARAIDPKMAEASIAEAALLPVRDFHARGQAISAAAAQKPDDPIILDILASNLAASGYLRDAVETASRAVTLDPLSPKIRSTYITLLTYAGSFDAAKRELRKAEKLWPGTASVADAQFRFHYRYGDPKIARPLFEDRANVGGRGPRLIMATREDPSPIRVQELLNFVRERLRNMENPSAGIGFAILAFGQFGQPEDVISTLLSWPKTEDVAVISEVLFRPEFTATRRDKRFMMIAKRAGLLELWQKSNEWPDFCSEPGQTYDCRAEAAKLG comes from the coding sequence ATGCAGGCCGATCTTAGGCGCCACATCGGGCAAGCGCGCGCGATCGATCCCAAGATGGCCGAGGCTAGCATCGCCGAGGCGGCCTTACTTCCAGTTCGTGACTTTCACGCACGCGGCCAAGCGATTTCGGCGGCAGCTGCTCAGAAACCCGATGATCCAATTATTCTGGACATCTTAGCGAGCAATCTGGCTGCGTCCGGCTACCTTCGCGACGCCGTCGAGACCGCAAGTCGTGCAGTAACGCTGGATCCGCTGTCCCCAAAGATTCGCAGCACATATATTACTCTGCTGACCTACGCCGGATCCTTTGATGCGGCCAAAAGGGAATTACGAAAGGCTGAAAAACTTTGGCCAGGGACGGCGAGCGTGGCAGACGCACAATTTCGATTTCACTATCGCTACGGCGATCCGAAGATCGCTCGACCTCTCTTTGAGGACCGCGCGAACGTTGGCGGCCGCGGGCCAAGATTGATCATGGCAACGCGGGAAGATCCGAGTCCGATCAGAGTGCAGGAGTTGCTCAACTTTGTCCGCGAGCGCTTGCGCAATATGGAGAATCCGAGTGCCGGAATCGGATTCGCCATTTTGGCGTTCGGTCAATTCGGTCAACCTGAGGACGTGATTTCAACACTCCTTTCGTGGCCAAAGACGGAGGACGTGGCGGTTATTTCCGAAGTCCTTTTCCGACCAGAATTCACCGCCACTCGGCGCGACAAGCGATTCATGATGATTGCCAAGCGCGCTGGGTTGCTCGAGCTTTGGCAGAAGAGCAACGAATGGCCCGACTTTTGCTCTGAACCTGGTCAAACCTACGATTG
- a CDS encoding toll/interleukin-1 receptor domain-containing protein, with product MANVFLSYDRVNATAARSIAKTLEKSGHSVWWDQRIHGGAEFSREIERALGDADAVLVLWSRESIESAWVRDEAAAGRDRGRLVPLSIDGTEAPLGFRQFHTLTAPGGKLSAPRLRELHIAIDTVTGAPRPASESAPSRWRISLQSVAIVAIVALVAAGLFVWRPWSVKHGDTVLSVIPAAEHPASQKLANELTTKLSELNASSALGVRMVDATHSKDADLLITVLASSAADAALTLKSGRDSSILWSQEFQQPSGSPADLLQQLAFTAARVTGCTAEGLDGSIRLNASALTTYLKACAQLSEIVTASTRPATPLLLDVLKSEPRFTPA from the coding sequence ATGGCGAACGTGTTCCTAAGCTACGATCGAGTCAACGCGACTGCGGCGCGTTCGATAGCCAAGACCCTTGAAAAATCCGGGCACAGCGTCTGGTGGGACCAGCGTATCCACGGTGGCGCCGAATTCAGCAGGGAAATTGAGCGAGCGCTCGGTGACGCCGACGCAGTCCTTGTCCTCTGGTCAAGGGAATCGATTGAAAGCGCATGGGTGCGCGATGAGGCTGCAGCAGGGCGGGACCGGGGGCGACTCGTACCCCTATCTATAGATGGCACCGAAGCGCCTTTGGGCTTTCGGCAGTTCCACACTTTGACAGCGCCGGGCGGCAAGCTGTCCGCGCCACGCTTACGCGAACTTCATATCGCGATAGATACGGTCACCGGCGCACCGCGGCCGGCATCGGAAAGTGCGCCGAGCCGCTGGCGAATATCCCTGCAATCGGTTGCTATAGTGGCAATCGTTGCACTGGTTGCCGCCGGACTGTTTGTCTGGAGACCGTGGTCGGTAAAACATGGAGACACGGTTCTTTCCGTGATTCCAGCGGCCGAGCACCCGGCGTCGCAAAAGCTCGCGAACGAACTCACCACGAAACTAAGCGAACTTAATGCATCGAGCGCACTTGGGGTTCGGATGGTCGATGCCACGCATTCCAAAGACGCAGACCTGCTGATCACGGTTTTGGCGTCGAGCGCAGCCGACGCCGCCTTGACACTCAAGTCAGGCCGAGATTCGTCCATTCTCTGGTCGCAGGAGTTTCAGCAGCCCTCCGGGAGTCCCGCCGACCTGCTCCAGCAATTGGCATTCACTGCCGCACGCGTAACCGGCTGCACCGCCGAGGGTCTTGATGGCTCCATCAGATTAAATGCCAGTGCGCTTACAACCTATTTAAAAGCCTGTGCGCAACTCTCGGAGATTGTAACGGCCAGCACGCGCCCGGCGACGCCCTTGTTACTCGACGTCCTGAAGTCTGAACCTCGCTTCACGCCGGCCTAG
- the cyoA gene encoding ubiquinol oxidase subunit II translates to MKEQMSLRFGRARLLGVVAAAALLLGACQRAVLDPAGDVARQQRDIIYVSTGLMLLIIVPVMILIVVFAWRYRKGKGGTYDPEFDHSTSLELVIWSAPLLIIIALGALTWSSTHLLDPFRPLDRIEAGQGADAPMEKPMPIQVVSMDWKWLFIYPELGIATVNELVLPVNRQVRFDITSTNMMNTFYAPTLAGMIYAMPGMQSQLHAVLNRPGEYSGMSANYSGAGFSDMTFKLRGVDNAGFARWAQGVKGSGRALDLATYQRLERRSEKVPPISFAAVDGDLYRRILERCVKPGTPCMSQIMAHDRGEARHMPPRGSSMPQHGKPEGALMKSPQEKGAVRNNNRFGRDEAELPATKPAPESEDRNMSALDVEQLLSGDPATRV, encoded by the coding sequence ATGAAAGAGCAGATGTCCTTGCGGTTTGGCCGCGCACGATTGCTAGGCGTGGTGGCCGCCGCGGCGCTGCTGCTCGGCGCATGCCAGCGCGCGGTGCTCGACCCCGCCGGCGACGTGGCGCGGCAGCAGCGCGACATCATCTATGTTTCGACCGGGCTGATGCTGCTGATCATCGTTCCAGTGATGATCCTGATTGTCGTCTTTGCCTGGCGCTATCGCAAGGGCAAGGGCGGAACCTACGACCCCGAGTTCGACCACTCGACGAGCCTGGAATTGGTGATTTGGTCGGCCCCCCTGCTGATTATCATCGCACTGGGCGCACTAACCTGGTCGAGCACGCATTTGCTCGATCCGTTCCGTCCGCTCGACCGCATCGAAGCCGGCCAGGGCGCCGACGCGCCGATGGAAAAGCCAATGCCGATCCAGGTCGTGTCGATGGACTGGAAATGGCTGTTCATCTACCCCGAACTCGGGATCGCGACGGTCAACGAGCTGGTGCTTCCGGTCAATCGCCAGGTGCGTTTCGACATTACCTCGACAAACATGATGAACACTTTTTATGCGCCGACGCTAGCGGGCATGATCTATGCCATGCCCGGCATGCAGAGCCAGCTCCACGCTGTGCTCAACCGGCCCGGCGAATATTCGGGCATGTCGGCGAATTATAGCGGTGCCGGCTTCAGCGACATGACCTTCAAGCTACGCGGCGTCGACAATGCCGGCTTCGCGCGTTGGGCGCAGGGGGTGAAGGGTTCGGGGCGGGCGCTCGACCTCGCCACCTATCAGCGCCTCGAACGGCGAAGCGAGAAGGTTCCGCCGATCAGCTTCGCCGCGGTCGACGGCGACCTCTATCGCCGGATTCTCGAGCGTTGCGTCAAGCCGGGAACCCCCTGCATGTCGCAGATCATGGCGCACGACAGGGGCGAGGCCCGGCACATGCCGCCGCGCGGAAGCTCGATGCCGCAGCACGGCAAACCCGAAGGTGCGCTGATGAAGTCGCCGCAAGAGAAAGGCGCGGTGCGCAACAATAACCGCTTCGGCCGCGACGAGGCCGAGCTGCCCGCCACCAAGCCCGCACCCGAGAGCGAGGACCGAAACATGTCCGCGCTCGACGTTGAACAGCTGCTTTCCGGAGACCCAGCGACCCGTGTCTGA
- the cyoB gene encoding cytochrome o ubiquinol oxidase subunit I, which produces MSDQPLSKIIFGRLTWESFPVHEPILIGTFAVVALLGIGIAGAVTKYKLWGWLWREWFTTIDHKKIGIMYTILGIIMLLRGFADALMMRLQQSMAFAGNEGYLNAHHYDQIFTAHGTIMIFFVAIPLIAGVINYVMPLQIGARDVAFPYLNNLSFWLTVSGAVLVMISLFVGEFSTAGWLNYVPVANLQNSPGTGPDYYLWALQIAGIGTTLSAINIVTTIIKMRAPGMTMMKMPVFTWTALCSQVLAIAIFPALTGAFAMLMLDRYLGMNFFTNDLGGNPMMYWNLVWIWGHPEVYVLILPVFGIYSEITSTFSGKRLFGYSSMVYATVVITILSYLVWLHHFFTMGSGASVNSFFGIATMVIAIPTGAKIFNWLFTMYRGEIRMELPMMWVIAFMLTFVVGGMTGVLLAVPPADFVLHNSLFLVAHFHNVIIGGVVFGLFAGMYYWFPKAFGFKLDEFWGKVTFWGWVVGYWVAWTPIYIVGLMGTTRRVRQFDDPSLQIWFIIAGIGALIILVGILAFVIQIAVSIKNREKLRDTTGDPWNGRTLEWSTSSPPPPYNFAFTPVVHELDAWYDMKKRGYQRPNRGFKAIHMPRNTGAGVVLAGLATVLGFAMVWYIWWLAAVAVAGLLAVAIGHSFNYNRDYYIPVEEVKREEQARTQQLTAGA; this is translated from the coding sequence GTGTCTGACCAACCGCTCTCCAAGATCATTTTCGGCCGCCTGACGTGGGAGTCTTTTCCCGTTCACGAGCCGATCCTCATCGGCACCTTCGCGGTGGTCGCCTTGCTCGGCATCGGGATCGCCGGCGCGGTGACCAAATATAAGCTGTGGGGCTGGCTGTGGCGCGAGTGGTTTACCACCATCGACCACAAGAAGATCGGGATCATGTACACGATCCTGGGCATCATCATGCTGCTGCGGGGCTTTGCCGACGCGCTGATGATGCGGCTGCAGCAGTCGATGGCATTCGCCGGCAACGAGGGTTACCTCAACGCCCACCACTACGATCAGATCTTCACCGCGCACGGGACGATCATGATCTTCTTCGTCGCCATTCCGCTGATTGCGGGCGTGATCAATTATGTCATGCCGCTGCAGATCGGCGCTCGCGACGTCGCCTTCCCCTATCTCAACAATTTGAGCTTCTGGCTCACCGTGTCGGGAGCAGTGCTGGTCATGATCAGCCTGTTCGTGGGCGAATTCTCGACCGCGGGCTGGCTTAACTATGTGCCCGTCGCGAACCTCCAGAACAGTCCCGGGACCGGACCCGATTACTATCTGTGGGCGCTACAGATAGCAGGGATAGGAACGACCCTGTCGGCCATCAACATCGTCACCACGATCATCAAGATGCGCGCGCCGGGCATGACGATGATGAAGATGCCGGTATTCACCTGGACGGCACTGTGTAGCCAGGTGCTGGCGATCGCGATCTTCCCGGCACTGACCGGCGCCTTCGCGATGCTCATGCTCGACCGCTACCTGGGTATGAATTTCTTTACCAACGACCTTGGCGGCAACCCGATGATGTACTGGAATCTGGTATGGATCTGGGGTCACCCGGAGGTCTACGTCCTCATCCTGCCGGTGTTCGGGATTTACTCCGAGATCACCTCGACCTTCTCCGGCAAGCGACTGTTCGGCTATTCGTCGATGGTCTATGCGACCGTGGTCATCACAATCCTCAGCTATCTCGTGTGGCTCCACCATTTCTTCACCATGGGATCGGGCGCCAGCGTCAACAGTTTCTTCGGCATTGCGACGATGGTCATTGCCATCCCGACGGGTGCGAAAATCTTCAACTGGCTGTTCACCATGTACCGCGGCGAAATCCGCATGGAGCTGCCGATGATGTGGGTCATCGCCTTCATGCTGACCTTCGTGGTCGGCGGGATGACGGGCGTGCTTCTCGCGGTGCCGCCGGCCGACTTCGTGCTCCACAACTCGCTGTTCCTTGTCGCCCATTTCCACAACGTCATCATCGGCGGCGTCGTGTTCGGCCTGTTTGCCGGCATGTATTACTGGTTCCCCAAGGCGTTCGGCTTCAAGCTTGACGAGTTTTGGGGGAAGGTGACTTTCTGGGGCTGGGTCGTTGGCTATTGGGTCGCCTGGACGCCGATCTACATCGTCGGATTGATGGGGACGACGCGTCGCGTGCGCCAGTTCGACGACCCAAGCTTGCAGATCTGGTTCATCATCGCCGGCATCGGCGCATTGATTATTTTGGTCGGGATCCTGGCCTTTGTCATCCAGATCGCGGTCAGCATCAAGAACCGCGAGAAGCTGCGCGACACGACCGGCGACCCGTGGAACGGGCGGACCCTCGAATGGTCGACCTCCTCGCCGCCGCCGCCGTATAATTTCGCCTTCACGCCGGTCGTCCACGAGCTCGATGCCTGGTACGACATGAAGAAGCGCGGCTACCAGCGGCCGAACCGCGGGTTCAAGGCGATCCATATGCCCAGGAATACCGGCGCCGGTGTGGTCCTCGCCGGGCTGGCGACCGTGCTGGGCTTCGCGATGGTCTGGTACATCTGGTGGCTCGCCGCGGTGGCGGTCGCCGGTCTGCTTGCCGTCGCGATCGGGCACAGCTTCAACTACAACCGCGATTATTACATCCCGGTGGAAGAGGTGAAGCGCGAGGAGCAGGCGCGGACGCAGCAGCTAACGGCGGGGGCCTGA
- the cyoC gene encoding cytochrome o ubiquinol oxidase subunit III, whose protein sequence is METTAGKIAASEAPLFYETGEGHEAHPASPTLLGFWIYLMSDALLFASIFATFGVLGTSYAGGPTPRDIFDLPLVALNTAILLVSSVTYGFSMLAMERGEIRTVQAWLAVTALLGLSFVGVELYEFSHLIAEGATPQRSGFLSAFFTLVGTHGAHVTFGIIWIGVMLVQVQKRGLIAENRRRLLCLSMFWHFLDVVWIGVFTYVYLLGMLR, encoded by the coding sequence ATGGAAACCACCGCAGGCAAGATCGCAGCAAGCGAGGCACCGCTCTTCTACGAGACCGGCGAGGGGCACGAGGCGCATCCGGCGAGCCCGACGCTGCTGGGTTTCTGGATATACCTCATGAGCGACGCTTTGCTGTTCGCTTCGATTTTCGCGACCTTCGGCGTGCTGGGCACGAGCTATGCAGGCGGGCCGACCCCGCGCGACATTTTCGACCTGCCGCTTGTCGCGCTCAACACGGCGATCCTGCTCGTCTCATCGGTCACCTACGGCTTCTCGATGCTGGCGATGGAGCGCGGCGAAATTCGCACCGTCCAAGCGTGGCTGGCGGTGACCGCGCTACTGGGCCTGAGCTTCGTGGGGGTCGAGCTCTATGAGTTCAGCCATCTGATCGCGGAAGGCGCGACGCCGCAGCGCAGCGGCTTCCTCTCAGCCTTCTTCACCTTGGTCGGTACCCACGGCGCTCACGTCACCTTCGGCATCATCTGGATAGGGGTGATGCTGGTCCAGGTGCAGAAGCGCGGACTGATCGCGGAGAACCGCCGGCGGCTCTTGTGCCTCAGCATGTTCTGGCATTTTCTCGACGTCGTGTGGATCGGCGTCTTCACCTATGTTTACCTGCTAGGAATGCTGCGATGA
- the cyoD gene encoding cytochrome o ubiquinol oxidase subunit IV has product MSAERRDMDAPLAIEGHGSRKSYLVGFLLSVVLTAIPFWLVMSNVLENPGATSALVILFAVLQILVHTFCFLHVNTQAEGGWTMLAYIFTAVILLITIAGSLWIMYHLNSNMMPGMMPGQMAETP; this is encoded by the coding sequence ATGAGCGCCGAACGCCGCGACATGGACGCCCCGCTGGCAATCGAGGGCCACGGCTCGCGCAAAAGCTACTTGGTCGGTTTCCTGCTGTCGGTGGTGCTGACCGCCATCCCCTTCTGGCTAGTAATGAGCAATGTGCTGGAGAATCCCGGCGCGACCTCGGCGCTGGTTATCCTGTTCGCGGTGCTTCAGATCCTCGTTCACACATTCTGCTTCCTGCATGTCAACACACAGGCTGAGGGCGGGTGGACGATGCTGGCTTACATCTTCACCGCGGTGATCCTCTTGATCACGATCGCGGGGTCGCTGTGGATCATGTACCACCTCAATTCGAACATGATGCCGGGGATGATGCCTGGGCAGATGGCCGAAACGCCGTGA
- a CDS encoding SURF1 family protein → MRAGRLVLPALCLAFALLFGALGVWQVERLRWKLDLIERVETRLAQSAVDVPATIDPKQFEYRRVRVSGTFLHDRETLVEALTEHGPGHWVMTPLRTERGLILINRGFVPQGRTAVGTDRQAQVEGLVRLSEPKGRFLRANRPAENRWYSRDVAAIAEARDLGSIAPFFIDAGPGQNTGGLPIGGLTIVRFRNAHLIYALTWFGLAGLSAFGMRLAFHTARGQRRAAGGR, encoded by the coding sequence ATGCGGGCGGGCCGGCTCGTTCTGCCCGCCTTGTGCCTGGCCTTCGCCCTGCTGTTCGGTGCGCTGGGCGTGTGGCAGGTCGAGCGCCTGCGGTGGAAGCTGGATTTGATCGAGCGGGTGGAGACGCGGCTGGCGCAGTCTGCGGTCGACGTTCCGGCCACCATAGACCCCAAGCAGTTCGAATATCGGCGCGTGCGAGTTAGTGGCACCTTTCTCCACGATCGCGAAACCTTGGTCGAGGCGTTGACCGAGCATGGGCCGGGGCATTGGGTGATGACGCCGTTGCGGACGGAGCGCGGGCTGATCCTGATCAATCGGGGCTTCGTTCCACAAGGCCGGACCGCCGTGGGGACCGACAGACAGGCACAGGTCGAAGGGCTGGTGCGCCTGAGCGAGCCGAAGGGGCGGTTTTTACGCGCCAATCGGCCTGCCGAGAACCGATGGTACAGCCGGGATGTGGCGGCAATCGCAGAGGCGAGGGACCTGGGATCTATAGCCCCCTTTTTTATCGATGCCGGGCCGGGGCAAAATACAGGCGGTTTGCCGATCGGAGGGCTAACAATCGTGCGCTTTCGCAACGCCCACCTAATCTACGCACTGACGTGGTTCGGGCTGGCTGGACTATCGGCCTTCGGGATGCGCCTTGCGTTTCATACGGCTCGAGGGCAGCGGCGGGCCGCTGGGGGACGCTAA
- a CDS encoding TonB-dependent receptor domain-containing protein, with protein sequence MSTKHNVPKARTIGAEADFAWQVSARLSARLALGLLDTKVLVGAGESASLQGKQFDRSPPYSATAAVDWRVTDRLRLSGQLRHRGAYFSDPSNSRERRVNRATNVDVRAEYDLAGVKMFAQVRNLFDSLILLRLDSASSGEAEDPRTVSIGIGRTF encoded by the coding sequence ATGTCGACAAAGCACAACGTGCCCAAGGCGCGCACGATTGGCGCGGAAGCCGACTTCGCGTGGCAGGTGAGCGCTCGGCTGTCGGCCCGGTTGGCGCTTGGCCTCTTGGATACAAAGGTGCTCGTTGGCGCCGGCGAAAGCGCGTCGCTTCAGGGCAAGCAATTCGACCGGTCGCCGCCTTATTCCGCGACCGCGGCGGTGGATTGGCGCGTGACGGATCGACTCAGATTGTCCGGGCAGCTGCGTCACCGGGGTGCCTACTTCAGCGATCCTTCAAACAGTCGCGAGCGGCGGGTGAACAGGGCAACGAACGTCGATGTGCGTGCCGAATATGACCTTGCGGGGGTCAAGATGTTCGCACAGGTGCGCAACCTGTTCGATTCACTGATCCTGCTCAGACTGGACTCTGCCTCATCAGGTGAGGCGGAAGATCCGCGGACCGTCAGCATCGGCATCGGCCGGACGTTCTAG
- a CDS encoding A24 family peptidase, with product MNLFASAPDYLLWLLGALLVAAAIQDAVQLKISNYISGAALLAGVAAAVLSGLELAVWQNLAVLVLTLTIGTMMFSRGILGGGDVKLLAAVALWTDLFGAVRLVTSIFIFGGILALIIILGRAVAPQKLSERVAVLRPKMGIPYGIAIAVGTLFIVIAAQQDARPKTYVPTGVTIQQSG from the coding sequence ATGAACCTGTTCGCCTCGGCCCCAGATTACCTGCTCTGGCTGCTCGGCGCGCTGCTGGTCGCGGCGGCAATCCAGGATGCCGTCCAGCTCAAGATCTCCAATTACATCTCGGGCGCGGCGCTGCTCGCGGGAGTCGCGGCGGCTGTGCTATCGGGGCTGGAGCTTGCCGTCTGGCAGAACCTGGCCGTCCTTGTCCTGACGCTGACGATCGGCACCATGATGTTTTCCAGGGGTATCCTCGGCGGCGGCGACGTCAAGCTGCTCGCGGCGGTGGCCCTGTGGACCGACCTGTTCGGCGCGGTTCGCCTTGTCACCAGCATCTTCATCTTTGGCGGCATCCTGGCGCTGATCATCATCCTCGGCCGGGCTGTGGCGCCGCAGAAACTCTCCGAACGGGTCGCGGTTCTCCGGCCCAAGATGGGCATTCCGTACGGCATCGCGATCGCTGTCGGGACCTTGTTCATCGTCATTGCCGCCCAGCAAGACGCACGGCCGAAGACATACGTCCCTACGGGCGTCACGATCCAGCAGAGCGGCTGA
- a CDS encoding tetratricopeptide repeat protein, which produces MVLPLVLTAVAAAAPIGDPIAEAAYAIQAGRLDQARAMIAKQIAGGARGPIIERLLADLAFASGKHAEAFSRYESLTVNGDAVLLERAAISAVKSGALDRAKPLADQAVAAPGASWRAWNVRGVAADLRNDFAVADESYRKALSATPDQPDVLNNLGWSHLLRGEWQQAAAALEKAVAAKGATQRARNNLELAKAAIASDLPRRAAGESDADFAARLNDAGVAAQIRGERQRAIAAFAQAIATRDSWYDRAARNLKRAESNQ; this is translated from the coding sequence ATGGTCCTGCCGTTGGTGCTGACGGCTGTCGCGGCTGCGGCGCCCATCGGCGACCCTATCGCCGAGGCCGCGTACGCAATCCAGGCCGGACGGCTTGATCAGGCGCGCGCGATGATTGCCAAGCAGATCGCCGGTGGCGCGCGCGGCCCAATCATCGAACGGCTGCTCGCCGACCTCGCCTTCGCCTCGGGCAAGCATGCCGAGGCGTTCTCGCGCTATGAGTCTTTGACGGTGAACGGAGACGCCGTGCTGCTCGAGCGCGCAGCGATCAGTGCGGTCAAGTCAGGTGCACTCGACCGGGCAAAGCCGCTTGCCGACCAGGCCGTCGCCGCCCCCGGTGCCTCGTGGCGCGCATGGAACGTGCGCGGCGTCGCGGCCGACCTCCGCAACGACTTTGCTGTGGCGGACGAATCCTACCGGAAAGCGCTGTCGGCAACGCCCGACCAGCCCGACGTGCTCAACAATCTCGGCTGGTCGCACCTGTTGCGCGGGGAATGGCAGCAAGCCGCGGCTGCGCTCGAGAAAGCAGTGGCGGCCAAGGGGGCCACGCAGCGAGCGCGCAACAATCTAGAGCTGGCGAAGGCTGCCATCGCCAGCGACTTGCCCCGGCGCGCGGCGGGCGAATCAGATGCGGACTTTGCCGCGCGCCTCAATGACGCCGGGGTCGCGGCGCAGATCCGGGGTGAGCGGCAACGCGCAATCGCCGCCTTTGCGCAGGCTATCGCAACGCGGGACAGCTGGTACGACCGTGCTGCCCGAAACCTCAAGCGCGCGGAATCCAATCAATGA
- a CDS encoding LytR C-terminal domain-containing protein gives MTRNAKLLVAPLAMTLVSCVATDGKFDVRPISNPLAEAQKRGSPMIQEGRNLLALGSVGLALEAFRKSLRDEPASNVEALAGIAACYERMGRWDLARANYESALAIEPQNIILLNSFAAALDGQGKHSEAASIRAEIARRDAATVNAAAQEIAVAATAEIPAVQPDPVTVASMPPAPSITVALPQPRAIAQAAPTPLPVSKPIALTTGPRLERTSLGEVALVTTSQPLWRPQVVARTQQSVTVKFVPLRAAYRDTRIRLLNAARREGLAARTRVALGRKGWNRVIIGDADRVRDRTLVLYSLESADAARRLSQEFGFGIARNPRSGPLTVLLGRDSVRPSQAKS, from the coding sequence ATGACACGCAACGCAAAGCTGCTTGTGGCACCGCTGGCGATGACCCTCGTCTCATGCGTCGCGACCGATGGAAAGTTCGACGTTCGGCCGATCTCCAACCCGCTGGCCGAAGCGCAGAAGCGCGGGTCACCGATGATCCAGGAGGGCCGCAACTTGCTTGCGCTTGGCAGTGTCGGCCTCGCGCTGGAAGCATTCCGCAAATCCTTGCGCGACGAGCCCGCCAGCAATGTCGAAGCGCTGGCCGGTATCGCTGCCTGCTACGAGCGCATGGGCCGCTGGGACCTGGCGCGCGCCAATTACGAGTCCGCGCTCGCGATCGAGCCGCAGAACATCATCCTGCTCAACAGCTTCGCCGCCGCGCTCGACGGACAAGGCAAGCACAGCGAAGCGGCATCCATTCGCGCGGAAATCGCGCGGCGCGATGCAGCAACGGTCAACGCCGCGGCACAGGAAATTGCCGTGGCGGCAACGGCGGAGATCCCCGCCGTCCAGCCGGATCCCGTGACGGTCGCGTCGATGCCGCCGGCACCCTCGATAACGGTCGCCTTGCCGCAACCTCGCGCCATCGCCCAAGCCGCGCCAACGCCTTTGCCTGTGTCCAAGCCGATCGCGCTGACTACGGGACCGCGCCTTGAGCGGACGTCGCTTGGCGAAGTCGCCCTGGTGACGACGAGCCAGCCCTTGTGGCGGCCGCAGGTCGTCGCGCGGACGCAGCAGAGCGTCACCGTCAAGTTCGTGCCGCTGCGCGCCGCCTATCGTGATACGCGCATTCGCCTCCTCAACGCTGCGCGCCGCGAGGGGCTTGCCGCGCGCACCCGTGTCGCACTTGGCCGCAAGGGGTGGAACCGGGTCATCATCGGTGACGCCGACCGCGTCCGCGACCGGACCTTGGTACTCTACTCGCTGGAGAGCGCGGACGCCGCGCGCCGGCTGTCGCAGGAATTCGGGTTCGGCATCGCGCGCAACCCGCGCTCCGGGCCGCTGACGGTCCTGCTCGGCCGGGATTCGGTGCGGCCCTCACAAGCCAAAAGCTGA
- a CDS encoding type II secretion system F family protein, whose product MLELVADNPTLRALLLVLLFAVVSIVAFYAAQSFGGRQIARQRLMEGNRPTGDVTIGSLRSDRTESAWLKLVNSIEKRGLSLVDTKDAALRQKLIAAGFTAEYAPRLYTLIRLLLVIGLPLLALSLMWSAGSSPGIIKLYFTLSIAAAVGLYVPSLFVRAKADRRQQELINGFPDALDLMLVCVEAGLGLEAAFSRVGMEMTQSHPRLAEQFGAVVLELRAGRSHEDALRRLADRSGSDEIRAFSTLLIQSTKLGSSIAQTLRIYAGEMRERRKMRAEEKAHRLPVLISIPLVTCMLPTMIGVLMLPAAIRVVRSIVPAMAGG is encoded by the coding sequence ATGCTTGAGCTTGTCGCCGATAATCCAACCCTTCGCGCGCTTCTTCTGGTGCTGCTGTTCGCGGTCGTGTCGATCGTCGCTTTCTACGCTGCGCAGTCATTCGGCGGTCGCCAGATTGCTCGCCAGCGGCTGATGGAAGGCAATCGCCCAACCGGAGACGTGACGATCGGGTCGCTTCGAAGCGACCGGACCGAAAGCGCGTGGCTCAAGCTCGTGAACTCGATCGAGAAGCGCGGCCTTAGCCTCGTCGACACCAAGGATGCGGCGCTCCGGCAGAAGCTCATCGCTGCCGGTTTCACCGCCGAATATGCGCCGCGGCTCTACACCCTGATCCGCCTGCTCCTGGTGATCGGGCTGCCGCTGCTCGCCCTATCGCTGATGTGGTCGGCCGGGTCGAGCCCGGGCATCATCAAACTCTATTTCACGCTCAGCATTGCCGCGGCAGTGGGCCTTTACGTCCCCAGCCTCTTCGTTCGCGCCAAGGCCGATCGCCGGCAGCAGGAGCTGATCAACGGCTTTCCCGATGCGCTCGACCTGATGCTCGTCTGCGTCGAAGCTGGGCTTGGTCTTGAAGCGGCCTTCTCGCGCGTCGGCATGGAAATGACCCAGTCTCATCCGCGCCTTGCCGAACAGTTTGGCGCGGTCGTCCTCGAACTTCGCGCGGGCCGCAGCCATGAGGATGCCTTGCGCCGGCTCGCGGATCGCTCGGGCTCCGATGAAATTCGCGCTTTCTCGACGCTTCTCATTCAGTCAACCAAGCTCGGGTCCTCGATCGCGCAGACCCTCCGCATCTACGCCGGGGAAATGCGCGAGCGCCGCAAGATGCGGGCGGAAGAAAAGGCGCACCGCCTGCCCGTTCTCATTTCGATTCCCCTGGTGACTTGCATGCTGCCGACGATGATCGGCGTGCTAATGCTGCCGGCCGCGATCCGCGTCGTTCGCTCGATCGTGCCGGCGATGGCGGGAGGTTAA